ttatttaagatgagagagggcgcctgggtggctcagtgggttaagcgtctgccttcggctcaggtcatgatctcaggggcctggatcgagtcccgcatcgggctctctgctcagcggggagcctgcttccccctctctctgcctgcctccccatcgtgttgtttctccctctcaaataagtaaaatctaaaaaaaaaaaaagagagagagagagcgagaacattGAGAGCACCATAAAGAGAACAGGGAAACAGGGAAACCCTCAGTCACAGCTCTGAATACCCGTCTCTCTGTAACTGACGGCTGCAGGCCGAGACAATAGCCATAGGGTCTAACAGACCATGAATTCTAAGATACAGAGTTTTTTTCAGGGTGtgtgggtgcctcagtgggcAGATTGTAGAACtgttgatctcggggttgtgagttttagccccatgttgggtgcagagattacttaaaaataaaatcttagggatgcctgggtggctcagttgctaagcctctgccttcagctcccgtcatgatcccagggtcctgggatggagccccacagtcgggctctctgctccacggggagcctgcttctccttctcgctctggccctccccctgctcatgctctctctctctctctcgaagaaataatttatttttatttttatttttttaaagattttatttatttattttacagagagagattgatagatcacaagcaggcagagagagagaggggaaacaggctcctcgctgagcaaagagcccgatgcggggctcgatcccaggaccctgagatcatgacctgagccgaaggcagacgcttaacccactgagccacccagacttccctcgaagaaataatttaaaaaaacaaaaacaaaaacagggtgtctgggtggctcagggttaagcgtctgcctttggccccgcctcgggctcctccctcttccactccccctgtttgtctttctctctgtgcaataaataaaagcttaaaaacaaacaatcaaacaaaaaaacaacagcagcaagtgttggtgaagatgtgatgAAACTGGACGTCGGCATTGTTGGTGACAATGCGAAATGGTAGAGCAGTTGTGGAAGACGGGGTTGTAGCAGCGTCTCAAAACACGGAAAATGGAGCTAGCACACGGCtcaaattccactcctgggtctAAGCTCAAAGGAATGGAAAGTGAGGTCTTGAAGAGATGTGCATACACCCGTGTTCATAGCAGGATTATTCCCAAGAGCTAAACCGTGAAGTCAGTCAGCTGTCGCCCATGGGTGACAGGGACCGTCGCTGGGGCCTGAGGAGGAGGCACCTTCTAGTTTCGTTGTGACAGGCACGAGCGTCGAGGACGTCGCAGCGCCCGAAATAAGCAGTCACCATCCGGAGGAGCCCACACAATGCAGGAGGCCCGTCGCGTCGCCAGCCCCgcagagacagagcaggggcGGCCGCAGGGCGGGGGCAGGAGATGGAGGGACCGGGTGCCGCGGGACGGGGTTTCGGGGCTCTGCGGTGACGGGTTCTGGAGGCCGACGGCGGCCGCGTGTTGGGTGCCCTGACGTGAGCCCTTGAAGCGGGCGACACGCTGGATGTCCTGTCGCGTATCTTACCACAATGAAAAAGGATttgatcaataaaatagaaaacacacaaAGCCGACAGCGTGGGGAGGGATAATGAAAGAATATGCCGCATCGTTTCGCACATAAAAACCTAAAGTGGGCAAAagtaaactttactttttaaaaaagatttgtatcatttatttatttatttatttattgaggtgaGCGAGtccacagggaggggcagagggagagggagagagaatcccagaccaaactccctgctgagcgcagagctccatcccggaccctgggatcgtgacctgagcccaaggtagtcgcttaacgactgagccacccaggcgccccgtgtaaTAAACTCTTCAAGCACACATGGAGCATTTACAAAACTTAAATACACCCGGGAAACAGGACGGAGGACGAATGTCAGTGAATTCTAGGAGCTGCTATGACGGCCCCTGGGCCGACCCCGGGGCACCCACCCCGCTCCTCCGGGGGACTTGCCAACCGCTCACAGCAGggacctccacccccaccccgggggggCTCCCGGTGGTTAATGGGGCCGAGGCCACAGCCCACTCAGCCTTCCTCCCGGCGGGTCCTGTGTCCTCACCGCCCTTCCCCGCGGGGCCCTCAGCCTCGGCAACCTGCGGGAGCCCCAGCTTGGACGGCGGCACGTCTCCACTTGTCCCCACGGGTCGCCGTCCCAGCCAGCCAGGGGCAGGGCCCGAAGGAGGTCCTGGAGGGCGAGGCCCCCTGCCCCTCGCTGCGGCGGACGCCAGGCGGGTCCGGCAGGCGCGGCGGCCAGCGGCCTTTGTTCCCATCTCAACTTTTGCTAAGTGAGGAGCCCACAAGCTTTGTCTTGACCTGAGCGTCTGGGCGACAGCCGAActctggagggggtggggggctgacgAACGCGCCCCCAGGCCTCGCCCTTGGCACTTTCCCTCTCCAAgccgcagcccccacccccaggcctcgCTCTAGGGACAGAAATTCCAACGCAGCTGGAAAGGTGCTCAGGCATCcagagaggacaggaggaggaaaGTGGGCGCGTGGCCCCCCCGGATCCACTCACCACCGTCCCACCTGTCCGTCCCGCGGTCAAGGGGCTGGCACCGACCTCCTCGAACAGAAACTGGGCTTTATTTACAAAGGTTGACCATCTGGGGCTCCCGGCTCCGGGCCAGGCCTCGCCCGGGCACAGCCCCTGCAAGGCCTAGCCGTCGGGCCGGGGCGCCCCGGACCCCGACCCCCGCCCCGACCAGCGAGCGCAGCAGCAGCCGCACAGACAGCGGCGCAAGCCGGCCAGGCTCCAGCGGGAGGCCGGGCTCTGGCTGTAGGCGCCGCTCCCCGGGGCGCTGGGGCTGGGGCGCTCCTTCTGCCGTGGCCTCCGGGACCGCCGGGGCGGGGGGCCCCTGTTGGCCTcgtcctcctcctgctcatccTTCTCCCCCTTGTGCTTCCTCAGGCTCCACTTCTGCCTCCGGGCCGGCGCCAGGCCGGGCTCTTCTTCCTTGGGGAATCCGAGAGCGAGGCGTGACCCATCCCGCGACCCATGGGCCTCGGTGTCTGAGGGGGCAAGTGAGGCAGAGAAGGACCGAGGTCGGAGGGGAGGTCAGCGaagcctgcccttccccctcggGGACCGCGGGCAAGTCCCCAGACAGCCCCTGCCCCGGGGGCTCAGCCTGCTGCGGCGGGCGCCGGGGGGTTCCTTCGAGGCTCCCGACGCGGATGCTGTGGTTAAACAAGACTCATTCTGCGAGGCAGATCCTGCCCCCCAGGGGTCCCCTCTGGAAATCCTGGCTGCTCCTGCTTCGGGGGACGGATATGTCTACCGTGAGTGTGATGGTTTCCGAGGTGGCGCACCTTCCTCCTCGGCAAACCTGCACTTCAGATAGGAGCAACTTGCAAGTCAGCGACCGCGGCCCCGACAGAGCGGCTCCAGCCCACAGGCCGCTCAGTCCCTCCACCAGCCGGTTTCCTGCCCAGAAATGTTGCGAGGAAGCCCCGGAGGAGGGGTGGAAAGGCGGCCCGGGACTGAAGCACTTGTGGGGGAGGACCTGGGGCAGACACCCGGCTAGGCACCGAGCATCTCCACTTCTGACCCATGTCATCTTGGGAGAGTTATGTCCCTtgcccgtgcctcagtttctttatctgaaaaatcgGGACAATAATAGCATCTACCCAGAGAGGCGTATGTAAGCTGTGCTTTCGATGACtgttggccttttactctggagGCAGTCATTTGAGCCATGCTTAGTGAGGATGTGGGCTGGAAGCATGCGGGGAAGGTTGGGAAGGTGGCCGCAGGCCATTGCCGGGCACGGAGCACAGGCCGGGGGCTCCCAGGGGAGGCGGGGTGCGGGGGAGGCGGCACTCACGCTGCTCAGCTCCCGGCTCCCTTGGTAGCCGAGGTCATCAGTGAAGCTGTGGACGGACATCGAGGATCCGGCACAGGAGTTAAAGGAGGAATCTTCCGTCCCTGGGGCTCTCCTAGCTTCTTGGGTCCCCTGAGGGCGAGGAGGGCTCAGGAGGGTGCAGCTCACACTGAGCAGGTGCCTGGGGTCAGGGGCCTTGCCCCGGCCTGTGCCCCAGCCTGCCCGCTGACCTTGAGGGTGGAAGATGAAGACGCGTAATCTTTCTTCCTCATGATCGTGAAGCTCTCGGAGCGCGTATGCGGGGAGTCCGCgcgtcccctccctgcccaccgcACACTCACGATTCTAGTCTCCGTGTCCTCACAGAACTGGTTGTCATAGCAACAGGAGGGTGGGGACCCAGGGCCTGGGGTTCCAGGGTGGGGGCTGCTCTGAGGGGCCGAGAGGGCACGTGCGCCcgttcacacacacactcctgcttCGCTTCTCTCAGGAGGAGGCTGGAAATGCTCATTCCCCGGCCCCGACCGACCAGGGCCAGCAGAAGGAAGACTGGGCTTAACTACAGACTGCGGTCCGATTCCGGAAAGGGCGCAGACCCTGCAAGGGCTTCAAGACGAGGCTGACGCAGACTCGAACTTGGCTGACGCAGCCAAGAGCTTCAGGTACCGGATCTGTCTGAGATATTCGAGGGACCCAAGGACTCAGAAGGGCCCCTCGAATGTCTGTGCCAAGAGCCAGAGCcgcctctccctttctcctctccctcaaatGGCACACTGCGATATGCAACCCTTCCCAGGACCTTAGGGTCTCTTTGAAAGTTCCtagagggtgtttgggagaaaaCTGAGTACGGACTCTAGCAGAAAATCGTAGATTATGTCACCGTCAAACGTTGGGGGTGCAATAATATTATTGTAATTACAGGAGAAAATCTTGCTTTTGGTCCGCTCTGGGATGTGCCCAGGCAGGGGGCCAAAGGCATCCTTCAGAATTTCTGCTCATCCTAGTGCCAGCCCAGTTTGCAGATCTGAGGAATGCTCTCGAGTAGCAAGGAAGGAGTGATTGGCTTGGAGAGTCCAACCAAGTCCCCCGGGAcgcaggagaggaggggaagtagAGGGACAGTTATCGGGGAAGGGGACTATGCCAGGGAGCCTGGGAGAGGGCTGAGGGGCTGTGGCTAGACTCAGAGGGAACCTGTAGTCTGAGAACACACAGGATCAATGTCTTAAGGGGTGCCAGAAAGGAAAAGTATTGataaatagggggcacctgggtgggtcattcGATTAAgagaccgactcttgatttcagctcaggacatgatctccgAGTGGTGAGATCGGTCGGACCCACATCAGGccccacgctcagcacagagtctgcttgagtttctctccttctccctctgcccttcctctttctctctcccgcctctctccctctaaaataaataaataagaggcgcctgggtggctttgtttgataagtgtctgccttcggctcaggttatgatctcagggtcccgggatcgagttccgcatcgagctccctgctcagtggagagcctgcttctctctctgcctctgctccctctgcttgtgctctctctctgttaaataaataaataaaatcctttaaaaaataaatagaacccTAGATGGCAAAGAAAGGtatacttctaaaaaataaaataaataaataaagtctttaaaatatactCTCCTGATGATTCCTAAGGACTTCCCATagctaagagagagagagagaaaaaaaaaagtattgatcACGAATCACCCTGTGTCTGGCAGGTCAGGAATCCTCCCGAAAAGTAGAGGTGGCTCTGGAGAAAGTGACCAGGAGTCCGTGCATTAGCAGAGATCAAGTTGTTGCTGGTCTGTGGAGAAAAGACTGGACACAGAAATGCAGCCTGGTTCCAGAAGAACGAAACGGCAGCCAGCAGTTCCTGGGCATCGAAATTTGCATCCAGACATTTAGACTCACTATTTcaatatttgattttgtttcacTGAGAATATAAGCCTGAATTACTTCTGTAAAATAAAACGAGTTCGTTGCTTGATTCCACTGACAGGAAGTAGCTAAagtaatcaaattcatagaaacaggaaGTAGAGTAGTGGTTGCAGGACTGGGGCAGGAGACAGAAACGGGCATTCCTACTTGGTGGGTACGGAGTTTCCGTTCACGAAGTTGAAAACTTTCTGGAGAGAGATGGTTGACAACGAACAGTGTGGACGTCCTTCACGCTACTGAACTCTGGCCTCTAAACGGTTAAATGGCAAATCCCATGTTTGATATATATTTCccgcaataaaaaaaaaaaaaagactctaaaagagaaaaagttacaACATTGCTGTCATCCTGTGCTTCtggatgcttcttttttttttttttttttaagattttatttttttatttgacagacagagatcacaaatagacagagaggcaggcagagagagaggaggaagcaggctccccggtgagcagagagcccgactcagggctcgatcccaggaccctgggatcatgacctgagccgaaggcagaggctttaacccactgagccacccaggagcccctctggaCACTTCTTGAAGAGTGGCGTGGCTCCGAGTTAATCTATCACCACTTAGGGAACGCCCCGCCCGCTAGTTTGTGCCCATCAGAGCCGCCTCCATCTGGCGGTGAGGCTCTTTCCGGGTGCCTGTCAGGCCACCAGCCAAAAAACAGTTGGCCATTTCCTTTTCAGCTTAGCCACACACTATCTCGGTTTCCTTCTTGTTTCCGATCCCGAAAGAGAGGTCAGTGGGCAGCGTGGGCTCCATGTTGACCATCGGGGGGAACAGGGCAGGAAAGCAGCAAGCAGCTCACACGGGCCCCACACGCCTGGCCTTCTGGCACATGGTTCCCTGCACGCCTAACAAGGTTCTACCCAATCTCTTGGTCTGTGGTTCCTCTGAGGTGGCAGGAAGCAACCGTATTTGTTTGGGAGTCTTTCAGCAGAAACATTTCCGTGACGATTAGTTGTGAAACCTCTCCTCTAGCCGGAGCAGATTCTAAGAGGGAGAATATAGACAGAGATGGTGTGTCTTCACCGGCCCCGGCCTCGTCCGAGACACTCCCATCCGCACGGGGATGCCGGGGGAGAACTGGTCTGTTAGCCCAGCATTTTCCAAGGTTTTCTCTGGttctagagaaataaaggaaaaagccGTCTATAATTCCAAGGGGTTTGTGAAGCAGCCTCACTTGGATATAGGTCCCTTTAGTTAACCGTGTTCGCCACTGTCGGTGGGGGACGTAGGTGATATGTTCTGTCCTAACTCTGGTGTCTATTTCTTGCCGGAACGTCCGCCGTCCACACGTGGGCCCAAAGCACCAAGAGGCAGAATTTCACAGGCAGGATGAACTGCGTGTTTTAGAgaacattataattaaaatgaagaatcCTTATTTGGGGAAAAGACACAATGAAGAGAATGTGAAGGTAGACCAGGCCTTGGAAGCCCCACACTAACCTTTTTCAGAACACttagtacaggggcacctggggtggctctgtgggttaaagcctctgccttcggctcaggtcatgatctcagggtcctgggatcgagccccgcatcgggctctctgctcagcggggagcctgcttcctcctctctctctctgcctgcctctctgcctacttgtgatctctctttcaaataaataaaatctttaaaaaaaaaaaaaaacccacttaggACAGTGTAACGAGTGTGTTCATCTGTCCCCCATTCCTGGCGCGCCCCCCCCATTTCAAACTCTTCCGAGTCCAGTGTGTCTTCTACGTGCTTGTTCTCTTGGAAACTAGCATGGGGCTGGTGACAGTAAGAAGTCCATGAAAGCAATTGCTTTATGTCCAAATAACTCGCACTGATCAAACGTCTGAAAGTGAAAAAGTGGGCAAGAAGAAATGGTTCGTTTGACTAAAGCAGAGAGGGGTCGGGGTGACAGTGAGCATCTTGGTTGTCAGACAAAGGGATATGATTCCATGAACAATGTGCAgcactgttgtgtgtgtgtgtgtgcgcgcgcgtgcctGTGTGTTTGTCAAATCGGACTTGACATTCCATTCGCCTTTTCACTCTAGTCATGGGGCTATCTGACCCCATTACTAGGTTCTAAGCTTCTTGAGGGCATACCATaccctgtctctgtgtctcccaAAATGACTATTGCAGCTCTTGGTACACGACAGGTACCCCCCAAAACGGAGGCTCAGTGGATCCACGCATGAACAAGGGACTCAACCAGAAGGGGCACAGGCAGAAGGGTCAGTGTATAAATGGGCAAAGGAAGGATGGAGACATTTCCGTCCGGGATCCAGAGTGGCTATTGGTAGGGAATGTCCACGGCGTGTGCTGAAGATATATTCCTTTTGTGTCCAGCTGAGTTCGAGAAACAAGGACATCCACACTTGGTATTTCTCCAAGCCTGGAGAAATTGCCATGAAAACAATGCtttgaaaagggggaaaaaaaaaaaagtccctcaatcaacaaggattttttttaaaagattttatttgtttatttgtgagagagagcgagagagaaagagcgagcacaggcaggcagaggcagagggagaagctggcttcccctcCAAGCAGGGGCCCgacctgggactcaatcccaagacgctggaatcatgacctgagccgaaggcagccgcttaaccagctgagccacccaggcgccccagacttttttttttttttttagattttatttattggacagacagagatcacaagcaggcagagagagagttggaagcagactccccgctgagcagagagcccgatgcgggactcgatcccaggaccctgggatcatgacctgagcgaaggcagaggcttaacccacggggGCCCCGGCGGGGAGTCCGGGAGCACCTCCTTCGCGCGCAGCAGCACGGCGGGACCGCGGGCCGAGCGCGGGGGACAAACAGCGTGTCCTCATGAAGACGGAGACCAGGGGCAGGACGGTCAAGGCCAGCGCTGGAAGGAGCGACGGCGTCGGGCAGAGCCGGGGCAGCCTGCGGGGCCGGGACGCAGAGTTCGCCCGAACGAAGGCGGAAAACGTGCGTTTCTCCGCAGCAAGGAGGCTCCTCGGCCCCCCGCGGACCCGGGGCAGCGCGGGCGCAGGAACGGCGTCCCGAGGGCAGACGCGCCGCCCGCAGACCCCGACCGCGCAGCGCTGTGGTCGGCCGCGCCCGCACCGGCCGCGACCTGCACGCCCGGGACGCCGGGTCTCGTCCCGGAGCCGAGCGCGGGGACAGAAGTGACCGCCGTGAGGGCGCGCGCCAGCCGCAGCCCTGAGCCCCCGGTTCCCGACGCGGAGCCCCGGACACCCTCCCCGGAGCGCGGCCTGCGGGGTCGGCCCGGAGGAGCCCAGACGCGCGCGCCCTGCGAGAACACGGCCGCGGGGCTCCCGGCGGCCGCGGCGAGGCCACCACTGCCCTTCCCGGCCCTCGAAGGCTCGAGAAGCTCGGGGCCCGGCGCCTTCCGGGACGCAGGGGGAACCCCGTCGGTCGCCGGGAAGCAGAAGGGAGGCCGGCAGCCCGGGGGGGGGAGGAGCCTCCCCTGGCTCGGGGTTCGCCGGCGCCCGCGACGCCGCAGACTGCGGACCCAGCCGCAGGGCACGTGCGCCGGGGCGGCCGCGCGCGGGGGCGCAGGCCCGCTCGGGTCCCCAGCCCTGCGGGGCGCCGCAGAGCCAGAGGCGGGGCCGGGCCCCGGAACTACAACTCCCAGGAGGCATCGCGCGAAGCACCGCGATTTCCGGGCCGAGGTCACTTCCGGCCTCCGGGCTGCTGACGCTCTCTTCCGGTCTCGGTGGCCCACGGAAAGGCCGGTGGGATGCGCACGGTGAGTGCCGAGCCCGGGGGTGCGGGCGGGGCGCCTCCCGGGTCCgcgcggtggcggcggcggggtTCCTCAGCCGCGGCCGGGACGGGAGGGACGCACTGGCGGGGGAGCCCTAACCCGCAGGGACCCACGGAAAGGAGGTGGGGGCCCGGGCAGGGCGTGGGGAGGGCCCCGTGGGGCTGGGCGGAGGCCGCCTGTGCGGGGGTCCCCGGCACCCCCACCCGCCGACGGCAGGAGGGCGGTAGGGCTGGGAGGTGGGCGATCGCGGCGTGTGGCTCAGccctgctgggtgctggggaaggggctgccAGGACGGCGGTGCGCTGCGTGCGGGCTGACCGCCCACGGGCGTCTTCCCGCGAAGATGAGGCTGCTGGCGTCCGTGCTGTTGGCCCTCTGTGCTGTCGGTCATGCGGAGGAAGGAGCGCGGCTGCTGGCCTCCAAGTCGCTGCTGAACAGATACGCCGTGGAGGGGCGAGACCTGACCTTGCAGTACAACATCTACAACGTCGGCTCCAGGTGAGGGGCCCGGGCGCTGCGGGCCCGCCCTTGTCCTTCCCCGCCGGCCGGAGCCTGCGGGGGACCTGCAGCCACAGGGGTCAGCACGGAGGGAGCGCTGCTGGACCCATTCGCCCAGGCTCCCAGAAACCGCTCCGCTGGTCGGGGCTGGGGGAGTCtcgggtggggaggagggaagcggAGGAGGAGCCCCGTCCTTCGCCCTGGGCTTGCGGGGCTCAGCTTCCTTCCTGCCATTAACCTGTACGCACCTGTGCGGCCTTGTTAAACTCCTGTTTGCGTCCGTTCTCTCTTCCAAGTGTGTCTTGCTCGGTCGACACTCTGTCCCCTCTGTCCGTGTGACACACGTACACATAGAAGGTGATGGGCCCGTTCCTTCCGTGGTGCTTCTCGGCCAGAGAATCCAGTCCGTGACCCGGATTCTCCGGTGCGGCAAACCCAGCTTACTGTGTGACTCGTGCCTGGCTTGGTAGTTCTGATTTTTGGGACAAGTGGGCAGATTTAATTggtgattactttttttaaagattttacttatttgacagagagagaacgggagagagggaacacaagcagggggagtgggagagggaaaagcaggcttcccgccgggcagggagcccgatgcagggctagatccctggaatcccaggtgccccaagagtttatagttaagtaatctctccacccagcaAGGGACTTGGACgcagaaccccaagatcaggagtcctGTGCTCCCACGACCGAGCCAGCGGGGCGCCGCCAGTTGCCGGTTACTGTACTTCTGGGTCCGTTGCTTACTAAGCTCTCTTGTCCCTCCGTTGCGCAGCGCTGCGTTGGACGTGGAGTTATCTGATGATTCCTTCCCTCCCGAGGACTTCGGCATTGTCTCCGGAATGCTCAACGTCAAGTGGGACCGGATTGCCCCGTATCCTTGACGCTGGGTGGTGAAGGCTGGTGTTGGGGAAGACACGGACACAGCAAGGTCACTTCACATAGTCTGGCTGCGCGTGGCCGTTCTGTCACCTCTGCTGAAGAGACGGGACAGTAGAAAATGGAGTGTGATCGAGGGGAGACCTGGGGAAGGAGGGTCCTCGAGGTCCGGTTGTAAGGTGCTATAGCACGCTGTCTGCGGAACAGGGGGACATTTAGGAGGCTGTTTGTGGCTGGA
The window above is part of the Mustela nigripes isolate SB6536 chromosome 10, MUSNIG.SB6536, whole genome shotgun sequence genome. Proteins encoded here:
- the SSR2 gene encoding translocon-associated protein subunit beta isoform X1, with the translated sequence MRTGLPGRRCAACGLTAHGRLPAKMRLLASVLLALCAVGHAEEGARLLASKSLLNRYAVEGRDLTLQYNIYNVGSSAALDVELSDDSFPPEDFGIVSGMLNVKWDRIAPASNVSHTVVLRPLKAGYFNFTSATVTYLAQEDGPVVIGFTSAPGQGGILAQREFDRRFSPHFLDWAAFGVMTLPSIGVPLLLWYSSKRKYDTPKTKKN
- the SSR2 gene encoding translocon-associated protein subunit beta isoform X2, producing the protein MRTGLPGRRCAACGLTAHGRLPAKMRLLASVLLALCAVGHAEEGARLLASKSLLNRYAVEGRDLTLQYNIYNVGSSAALDVELSDDSFPPEDFGIVSGMLNVKWDRIAPASNVSHTVVLRPLKAGYFNFTSATVTYLAQEDGPVVIGFTSAPGQGGILAQREFDRRFSPHFPRVKSHLGSPGSVLRFTRTSV